The Oceanispirochaeta sp. M1 DNA window AAAAACACAAATAATTAATCTGGATGCTGAGATCTCCTCTTTAAACACAACGGCGGGAAGAGAAAATCCCATGATGGCAGAACGGTTCAGAAGCAAACAGGCTCTTATGGAATCACTCCGGGTTCTTGAGGAGGAGGGTGCCTACGGCCTCCCCTCCATGAAGGAGATGAGCTCCTATCTTATTGAGAATGAACGGCTGAAACGTGAAATTCAGGTACAGGCCGCCATATATCTGGGCGTTCTGCAGCAGTACGAGATGATCAAGCTTTCAGACCGGGGAACAGGCCCCACCTTCCAGGTAATTGAACTGGCTGAGGTTCCGGAGATGAAGTCCGATCCCAGCAGAGGGAAGCTTTGTGTGATCGTGACTATGGCCGCTTTTTTCCTCAGCATCTTTGCCGCTTTTCTTATAGAATTCTGGCAGAACCTGAAACAGGACCCAGAAAGAATGAAAAAACTCCGGGGAGAAGTTTGATAACAATGAAAAAAACTCTAAAGATTCTTTTAATATTGGGATTAACCCTGATATGCGTCGGTCCTCTGACTGCTATAACAGGCTCATCCACTGAAAGGACAGCCAAGGCAGCCGTGAGCCCCACCTACCCTGTCACCCCGGGAGATACTTACAGCGTCAGCTATACCATGAGCCGGGACGCCTTTACGGTCTATCTTACTGTTGATAAAAACTATCTGGCTCAGGTTCCCGGATTCGGTCAGTTTCAGACAGAAGGGATGACCTATTACGAGCTAAAGGCGGAAGTTGAGAATCTTGTAAATGATATTTTTCCAGGTTCAGGCCCTGTAATGACTATCAGCAACCCCGGAGTCTTTGAAGTACTGATGAAGGGAGAGGTCCTTGTTTCACAGGAAGTGCCTACCTGGAGTTTCGAACGTCTCAGTACAATTGTAGAGACTACTAAAACTGATTATACCTCCTACAGAGATGTGGAAATAATCTCCCGCGACGGCAGCAGCCGGATTGTAGACCTCTTTCTGGGTAGACGGACAGGGGATATGACCCAGGATCCTTACCTGGAGTTTGGTGATACAATTATCCTGCAGCCCTATGATCGGCAGGTTTTACTTGAAGGTCAGGTTAAAAGGCCGGGAGCCTATCAACTGAGAGAGGGTGAAAACCTTCAGGATCTTATATCAATATTGGGAAACGGTTTTACCAATATTGCAGATAAGAACAGAGTACATGTTAGGCGGATTCTGGGAAATCCAGAGGGGAACGGAAGCAGTTATTATCAGGATATGTCAGCTGATGATG harbors:
- a CDS encoding SLBB domain-containing protein, translated to MKKTLKILLILGLTLICVGPLTAITGSSTERTAKAAVSPTYPVTPGDTYSVSYTMSRDAFTVYLTVDKNYLAQVPGFGQFQTEGMTYYELKAEVENLVNDIFPGSGPVMTISNPGVFEVLMKGEVLVSQEVPTWSFERLSTIVETTKTDYTSYRDVEIISRDGSSRIVDLFLGRRTGDMTQDPYLEFGDTIILQPYDRQVLLEGQVKRPGAYQLREGENLQDLISILGNGFTNIADKNRVHVRRILGNPEGNGSSYYQDMSADDADLVLMDRDQITIRTWTNYMPVVYLQGAVGVTEEGTSVSSKVPVNISEGELLSSVMRKAQDQFTKVSDLEHVSIVRYATGESIDVNVDELLLSGTPDEDIVLEDRDMIIVPFTQYYVYVTGEVMSPGRFPFIINKSFDYYLGLAGGFNIDGHSGMKVRITDVYGNKHKQKERIIQPEDVIFAPRNNPIFWIGKYGGDIAVLTASLTSLIILVNYAGNMANDNYNPIPTP